GCTGCCATTCGCCCGCAGCAGACCATCGATCGTCGATCGCTGGCCCCCCGTCACCCGCGCAACAATGGTTTGTACATCCAGAGCCTGATCAAAAAAGACTTCCCCCCCCGTCGGAACCGAAAACTCCCGAAAACTATGGAACAGATTTCCCCCCGCTCGATCGCCCCCCGTGATCGTAAAGGCCCGACCATCAGATGTTTTCACCTGGGTGGCGAGACTACCATCCGGAATAACCTGGGCAGTGGTAGGGCCAGCGGTTAGGAGAGGAAGTAGTAGCCCCACGGCGATCGTTAGACTTGACCCTAAGCAGGTTATGAGCCGGGGATAAGACATGGTCGTAGGGGGGAGAGAACAGGGAACTGATGACAGGGAACAGTAACAGGGTTGGGTGTCCCTGCATTGGCTGCCGAATTGCCTGACGTCAGGGTTGGGGCAGAGGTCTTATGGTCAATCCAAATAAGAACGATACAGTTTTTCACTCCCCTCTCCCGCTCTGGGAGAGGGGCTGGGGGTGAGGGTGCTGTTTGAGGGTGCTGTTTCAGCCTAAATGGCAATGACTATAGGGCGTCGGCAATCTGTCCTTCCTATCCTAACCAGAAACACTAGGTTGACTGGGGTAAAGTTGATCCTTAGACAAAAAAACATCCTTAAGTGCAACTTAAGTGCGACTTAAGGATGTCAATTGATTTACCCCGTTGTTTCCCTGATCAGGACTGTTCTACATTGGTTCTACATTGGTCGAACCTTCAGAGAGGAATCTCCGATCATGCTTCTCGTCTGCGGCTAACTGAGTGAAACAGCACTGCGATCGTAGGTAGTGCGGAAAGTAGGATGAATCTTACCTTGGATGCGACCCCAGTAGTTGGCGACTTGGTCGGCCCCCATGCCTACTTCCATCGCACTGCGGCTCAGCAGGGCTTGTTGACGGTTCTTGATCGCCCGACAGTGGCGCATCATTAGACCCCGTGCCCATTCGGCCACTGGCACACCCAGCCCCCTAACGGGTTCAGCCGCAACGGCTGGAGCCGCAACGGGAGCCGTTCCCGGGGTCGCTTCAACCATCGTTACGGTTGGTTGATAGGCCACGCCGCGATACTTCAGATCCAGGTTAGAATCGAGAACTAGGCGCTTTTTCGGTGAGCGGAAGCGGATGTCCACACCCCGATAAGTGCCCACGTTGTCGCTTTCAGTGTATTCAACAACCGGGGGGTTGTAATCGTAGGTAACGCCGCGATATGTGAGTTTCATGCTTGTCGCCTCCAACTTGTCTCAGAGAGATGTGTAGGGTGTTTTGAGGCGCGTTCCTTCGGGATCTCTCCCTACTTCCGTCTCCCTCGTCTGGTGAGAATGCTCTCGAACCACCGGAAGGAGATGAACGATTTCTTTTCATGTCTGTATTGTATTTTACCGTTTTGAAAAAAAGCAATTACTTTAACATTTCTTTGTATTTGCCCTTAAGGGGGGCTGTAACCCTTGATAAGCAAGGGTTTCGACAATTGGCGAGAAACGTCTGATCGCAATTGGATGACGGTAATGTCAGGAAAACTCGACAAAAGGGGTGGGAGTAGCCCAACCTTGTGCGGGATCACGGCAAGGGACACGATCGCTCGGCAGGATGGGTCCATCGGCAAGTGACGAGAGGCAAGTGAGGAGAGAGGGCAGAGGACAGAGGACAGAGGGAAGAAGGCAACAAGGCCCGCTGCTCCGGGTTGACTGACCAATCTTTGCCACTCATCTTTGCCACTCATCTGAGCGCCTCGCCTGCTCTAGGGGAGGAGTTGGCGTGAGGGTGCTGCACGTTTTGCCAGTTAAGCAAGTTGCCAGTTAAGCAAGCGTTTGCCTAGGGGTTCAACGTTGTCTGCGCTGCAATATCGATCAGTTTAAGCAGGGTCTTTTCACTGAAATATCGGACTTTCCTTCCTTTTTCATCCTTTTTCAGCCGCTCAACCACGTCTGAAAAGGAGCTAAAAGTCTTCTTGCTTCGCTCCTTCAAGATCTGTTTACAGACTGCACCTGCATCCCGAACTCCTAAGCTTTGAAGCCGCAACGCCAGCTTGTCTATTTCCAGGGTATTCATCTCTTCCAGTAAAGAGCGTTGTTTAGGGATACGCTCTGAGATTGCCTGTAATTTTTGATTAAAATCTTTTTCAAGCTGTTGTTGCTTTTGTTCGAGAGTTTGTTGAATCTGATTCAGGCGATTCTCCAGGTTGTCAAGCCGCTTAGAAAGGACTCCAGCTTCAGTAATAGTAGGCGTTTCAATAGTAGTCGCTGATGCAGCGATAGGAGTAACTGATGTGGCCTGCGATGCACTAATCTGCTGAAGCAGGGCTTCTTCTACTTCTGGACTATCTTTGCGATCGACTACAAAGGCATTCACCATCTCAGCTTTTCTGGGATCTTTTTCCCTGGCCTTGACAGCAGCATAATACTCTTTGTGTCCGTGCAAGACGATAAACTCATGAGGCTTGGCTTCTTTAACAATCAGTGGCCCTGCTAAGATGCCGACCTTTAAGAAAAGATTAGCCACCTCGTCAATTTCTAATTCTGGGAAAGTCGATCGCGGCTGATCAGACTGGATAGCTTTAACGTCAACAAGTTTATAGCTAACCATAAGTTAAGCTCCGATTTTTTCTAGCACTTCCCCAGCTAAAACTTCAAATTCTTGGGCTGAAGGGGAATTGGGATCATACTTGAAAATAGACTGAGGATTCGGAATTTCGAGATCGCCAACTGTCACTGTTGCATCAGCACAATGAGATAGCGCAACCCTTTCAGAAATAATGGTATCAAAAACAGGCAGATCATACTTATCAATGACTGCTTGTTTCTGCTTAGGGAATGTATTAGCTAAATACTTAGGATTTGTGCTAATCTTGGAGGGCAAAACTCCTAAAATCTTCAGTTCACCCTTGCCGATCGAGATGCGATATTCATTGATATCTTTAACAAAATTCTTGACATTGGGAAGTCCCTGATTAGCAAATGGTTTCAAATCGGAAGGAATGATAAGATAGTCAGCCGCTATCATTGGCAACTGAGCGTAGAGGTCTCTGGAGGGAGGTGCGTCAATTAAAACAATATCATAATCATTCTCTACTTGCTTGAGTTTCATGGGTAGCCGGGTTCGACTGACTGCGATTTGGTTTAATTTCTCTTGTACTTCAATCAGGTTAATGTGTGAAGGGATAACATCAATTTCAGGATCATTAAATAATTGAGACTTTCTTCTAAGATCTGGAATAAAATCTAGATCACCTGATAATAAAAGATGGGCAACATTTGCATCTTTAAGATCATCATCTTCTTCCAATACAAACTTAACTAAACCAGTTGCGAACGTTGAGTTTGCTTGTGCGTCAATGTCAATCAATAAAACCACGTAGACCTCTTAATCGCAAAGCAGCAGCTAGATTAACTGATACGGTTGTCTTGCCAACGCCACCTTTGTTATGATAAATCGTGATAACTTTCATCTGATGTTTCTCCTGAGTGGGATCTCTTTGGCTGGTTACATCTTGAGCTGGATTTTGTATTGATTTTAACCTTTTTTTAATGTGATCACGACCAATAATGTTTCTAATTTTAGGTAACTGAGTTGAGATATCTTGACCGGCACATTCAAAAACTTGCTTAACAGTGTTACCCTGCCGTTCATAGATGCGTAATTGTTTAGCGTTCGTTAATACCCCAAACAAAATACGCAACTGAAGCATATAGCGGATCAATTTATGTTCATGCTTATCTAGCTTTTCCTGTGGCCCTTTGGCTTCTACAATTAACCCCAGAGGTGTATTGTCAGTCAGTGAGAATGGCAGCACTTGGGAGGCAAATGCCAGAAAATCTAAACGAATGTTGCCAAAGGTAATCTCTTGGTGCCAGCTATCCGGTGAGTAGCCCAACTCTGGTAGTAAATATTGAACAATG
This DNA window, taken from Trichothermofontia sichuanensis B231, encodes the following:
- a CDS encoding DUF4278 domain-containing protein produces the protein MKLTYRGVTYDYNPPVVEYTESDNVGTYRGVDIRFRSPKKRLVLDSNLDLKYRGVAYQPTVTMVEATPGTAPVAAPAVAAEPVRGLGVPVAEWARGLMMRHCRAIKNRQQALLSRSAMEVGMGADQVANYWGRIQGKIHPTFRTTYDRSAVSLS
- a CDS encoding ParA family protein, coding for MVLLIDIDAQANSTFATGLVKFVLEEDDDLKDANVAHLLLSGDLDFIPDLRRKSQLFNDPEIDVIPSHINLIEVQEKLNQIAVSRTRLPMKLKQVENDYDIVLIDAPPSRDLYAQLPMIAADYLIIPSDLKPFANQGLPNVKNFVKDINEYRISIGKGELKILGVLPSKISTNPKYLANTFPKQKQAVIDKYDLPVFDTIISERVALSHCADATVTVGDLEIPNPQSIFKYDPNSPSAQEFEVLAGEVLEKIGA
- a CDS encoding ParB N-terminal domain-containing protein, which codes for MVSYKLVDVKAIQSDQPRSTFPELEIDEVANLFLKVGILAGPLIVKEAKPHEFIVLHGHKEYYAAVKAREKDPRKAEMVNAFVVDRKDSPEVEEALLQQISASQATSVTPIAASATTIETPTITEAGVLSKRLDNLENRLNQIQQTLEQKQQQLEKDFNQKLQAISERIPKQRSLLEEMNTLEIDKLALRLQSLGVRDAGAVCKQILKERSKKTFSSFSDVVERLKKDEKGRKVRYFSEKTLLKLIDIAAQTTLNP
- a CDS encoding AAA family ATPase, coding for MSFDPNLCRNETEVESKLIVQYLLPELGYSPDSWHQEITFGNIRLDFLAFASQVLPFSLTDNTPLGLIVEAKGPQEKLDKHEHKLIRYMLQLRILFGVLTNAKQLRIYERQGNTVKQVFECAGQDISTQLPKIRNIIGRDHIKKRLKSIQNPAQDVTSQRDPTQEKHQMKVITIYHNKGGVGKTTVSVNLAAALRLRGLRGFID